The following are from one region of the Chloroflexota bacterium genome:
- a CDS encoding MBL fold metallo-hydrolase has translation MILQGMEVGPFMANCYIVGSDQTHDGMVIDPGGESGRILKTAQELGLSIKIIVATHMHADHIGALAKVKEATGAPFAVHEAEGSKKAAAGLNRMVGSMMGGSFRAPPDPDRLLKDGDVIEVGELRFKVLHTAGHSPGGICLYGHGVLFCGDTLFNLSIGRTDFPGGNYDLLMQNIHNKLMTLPDETRVFCGHMSETTIGFERKHNPFVLGIN, from the coding sequence ATGATTCTGCAAGGTATGGAAGTGGGCCCGTTTATGGCCAACTGCTATATCGTGGGTTCGGACCAGACCCACGACGGGATGGTTATCGACCCCGGAGGCGAATCAGGGCGGATACTGAAGACCGCTCAGGAGCTGGGCCTTTCCATCAAGATTATTGTGGCCACTCACATGCATGCCGACCATATCGGCGCGTTGGCCAAGGTCAAGGAAGCTACCGGCGCCCCCTTCGCGGTACATGAAGCCGAGGGATCGAAAAAGGCGGCCGCCGGCCTCAACCGGATGGTCGGCTCCATGATGGGCGGTTCCTTCCGCGCCCCTCCTGACCCCGATAGACTGCTCAAGGATGGCGATGTGATCGAGGTGGGGGAGCTGCGTTTCAAGGTTCTGCATACCGCCGGCCACAGCCCCGGGGGCATCTGCCTCTACGGGCATGGCGTGCTCTTCTGCGGGGATACCCTGTTCAATTTGAGTATCGGGCGGACGGATTTCCCCGGCGGTAACTACGACCTGCTGATGCAGAACATCCACAACAAGCTCATGACCCTGCCTGATGAGACAAGGGTCTTCTGCGGGCACATGTCGGAGACCACCATTGGCTTCGAGCGCAAGCACAACCCCTTCGTGCTGGGTATAAACTAG